A genomic region of bacterium contains the following coding sequences:
- a CDS encoding B12-binding domain-containing radical SAM protein: MSDLLLIQPPNIEGTLFNLPGVEVPMSIMTVSAYLKREGYSTDIVDLTLTKNPRDTLRRVLYGNAPEAVGITSYTSNMEIAGRIAQRVREAWPKARLVLGGFHPSALPEQTIREYPVFDAVVHGEGEETLTELMNAWGRGGSIANILGIGYLDGDEVRLNAPRPLMKDLNALPFPDRDSVPVTRYVPDVGNYHSLPTTGILFSRGCPCPCGFCSKSVFLDTVRYRTPENFCDEIRECQRRYGVNDFRLFDEGPTIRKRNMKVMCEEILRQGLKFTWNCFSRVDVVDEELLELMARAGCYHVIYGVETIVPETQERVKKRIDIERTKEVCRLTRKHGIECKANFILGFPWEGEEEAEMNVKFATQLDADLASFNLFKPMPGSPLYDEMTSKGEIFASSWEDFFVTSDSKIFHSKMDQATQKRVLKNAWLRFYFSPRAIRRRFQRLLRDPEVEAKKIFTGVSVLLANAFR, encoded by the coding sequence ATGTCCGATCTTCTGCTGATTCAGCCGCCGAACATCGAGGGAACGCTGTTCAACCTCCCCGGCGTCGAGGTGCCGATGTCGATCATGACCGTCTCCGCGTATCTGAAACGCGAGGGCTACAGCACCGACATCGTCGACCTGACGCTCACGAAAAATCCACGCGATACGCTTCGCCGCGTGCTGTACGGCAATGCGCCCGAGGCCGTCGGGATCACCTCCTACACCTCCAACATGGAGATCGCCGGGCGCATCGCGCAACGCGTGCGCGAGGCATGGCCGAAAGCCAGGCTCGTGCTCGGCGGATTTCATCCGTCCGCGCTGCCGGAGCAGACGATTCGCGAATACCCCGTGTTCGACGCCGTCGTGCACGGCGAGGGAGAGGAGACGCTGACCGAGCTGATGAACGCATGGGGACGCGGCGGCTCGATCGCGAACATCCTCGGCATCGGCTACCTCGACGGCGACGAGGTGCGTCTTAACGCGCCACGCCCGCTGATGAAGGATCTCAACGCGCTGCCGTTTCCGGATCGCGATTCCGTCCCGGTGACCCGCTACGTGCCGGATGTCGGCAACTACCACTCGCTGCCGACGACGGGCATCCTGTTCTCGCGCGGGTGTCCGTGCCCCTGCGGCTTCTGTTCTAAGAGCGTGTTTCTCGACACCGTGCGATATCGCACGCCGGAAAACTTCTGCGACGAAATCCGCGAGTGCCAGCGCCGCTATGGCGTCAACGACTTTCGCCTGTTCGACGAAGGCCCCACGATCCGCAAGCGCAACATGAAGGTGATGTGCGAGGAAATTTTGCGGCAGGGCCTGAAATTCACGTGGAATTGCTTCTCGCGCGTGGACGTGGTGGACGAGGAACTGCTCGAGCTGATGGCGCGCGCGGGCTGCTACCACGTGATCTACGGCGTGGAGACGATCGTCCCCGAGACGCAGGAGCGCGTCAAAAAGCGCATCGACATCGAGCGTACCAAGGAGGTGTGCCGCCTGACGCGCAAGCACGGCATCGAGTGCAAGGCGAACTTCATCCTGGGCTTCCCCTGGGAAGGGGAGGAAGAAGCGGAGATGAACGTGAAATTCGCGACCCAGCTCGACGCGGACCTCGCCTCGTTCAATCTCTTCAAGCCGATGCCCGGCAGCCCGCTCTACGACGAGATGACGTCGAAGGGCGAGATCTTCGCGAGCAGTTGGGAAGACTTTTTCGTCACGAGCGATTCCAAGATATTCCATTCGAAGATGGATCAGGCGACGCAAAAGCGCGTCCTGAAAAACGCGTGGCTGCGGTTTTATTTTTCGCCGCGGGCGATTCGCCGGCGCTTCCAGCGCCTCTTGCGCGACCCGGAGGTCGAGGCGAAAAAGATCTTCACCGGCGTCTCGGTCCTTCTCGCAAACGCGTTTCGGTAG
- a CDS encoding putative Ig domain-containing protein yields the protein MRTLLSALTLAFVMGFMAMPPAYAAWVDTSSIIPDLPAATNQAFVIGDEIYVIGGFDDDGFVFSPKVRVYDILGNTWDTLPDAPIAPARLRGAVVDEVIYIMSAVNNGAPITTVYSFDPLAKGPSDWTTLEALPALTNAESRAAIFDPASARIYTAGMGEATTIYDPALDTFETNGVAGNSVVAFGCATLTGGDVMLAGGTTSLMFSPPSATPQLYDISGDTWADLTPVQAVAYWDAGCVDFHGAAYIFGGRFASWTDHTTNVQSFENAKGTWSSFEALPEALGGPFAALWGNYVFVGGGIDASGPNMETYRNKLANDDPEITSTAVTTVAEGDMYVYDVDAADADVFDELAYSLTVSPTGMTVDADTGEIEWDTTGVVPDGYDVTVEVDDGDGGTDSQSFIVTVTGADDDDADDDDADDDDADDDDAADDDDADDDDDAADDDDDDDDAADDDDDDDDDGCCGC from the coding sequence ATGAGAACGTTGTTATCGGCGTTGACGCTCGCGTTTGTCATGGGGTTCATGGCGATGCCGCCGGCTTACGCGGCCTGGGTCGACACCAGCTCGATCATTCCCGACCTTCCCGCGGCAACGAACCAGGCGTTCGTCATCGGGGACGAGATCTACGTGATCGGCGGATTTGACGATGACGGCTTCGTCTTCAGCCCGAAAGTCCGGGTGTACGACATCCTCGGCAACACGTGGGATACCCTGCCCGACGCGCCGATCGCGCCTGCCCGGCTTCGTGGCGCCGTTGTCGATGAAGTGATTTACATCATGAGCGCCGTCAACAACGGCGCACCGATCACAACCGTCTATTCGTTCGATCCGCTCGCGAAGGGACCTTCGGACTGGACCACGCTCGAGGCGCTTCCCGCATTGACCAACGCGGAATCACGCGCGGCGATTTTTGACCCGGCGTCCGCCCGCATCTACACGGCCGGCATGGGCGAGGCGACGACGATCTACGACCCCGCGCTGGATACGTTCGAGACAAACGGCGTTGCCGGGAACAGCGTCGTTGCGTTCGGCTGCGCGACATTGACGGGCGGAGACGTCATGTTGGCCGGCGGCACCACGAGCCTGATGTTCAGCCCGCCTTCCGCGACGCCTCAGCTCTATGACATTTCCGGCGACACCTGGGCGGATCTCACGCCGGTGCAGGCGGTCGCGTATTGGGACGCGGGGTGCGTTGATTTCCACGGAGCGGCGTACATTTTTGGAGGACGGTTCGCAAGCTGGACGGATCACACGACGAACGTTCAGTCCTTCGAAAACGCCAAGGGGACCTGGTCGAGCTTCGAAGCCTTACCAGAAGCGCTCGGCGGTCCGTTCGCGGCGCTGTGGGGAAATTACGTATTTGTCGGCGGCGGAATCGATGCGTCGGGACCGAACATGGAGACCTATCGCAACAAACTCGCCAATGATGATCCTGAAATCACCTCCACGGCGGTGACAACCGTGGCCGAGGGTGACATGTACGTTTACGACGTGGACGCGGCCGACGCCGACGTCTTCGACGAATTGGCCTATTCGCTCACCGTGAGCCCGACCGGCATGACGGTCGACGCCGATACCGGCGAAATCGAGTGGGACACGACGGGCGTCGTGCCGGACGGTTACGACGTCACCGTCGAAGTTGATGACGGCGACGGTGGCACCGACTCGCAGTCGTTCATCGTGACCGTGACCGGCGCGGACGACGACGACGCGGACGACGATGATGCGGACGACGATGATGCGGACGACGATGACGCGGCCGATGACGATGACGCGGACGATGACGATGACGCGGCCGATGACGATGACGATGACGATGACGCGGCCGACGACGATGACGATGACGACGACGATGGCTGCTGCGGCTGTTGA
- the icd gene encoding isocitrate dehydrogenase (NADP(+)), with amino-acid sequence MAEKITVKDGRLAVPATPIIPFIEGDGIGVDITYAMKLVVDAAVKKAFDGTRAIEWLEILAGEKAFKATGEWLPRATTDAINEHVVSIKGPLTTPVGGGIRSLNVSLRQILDLYACVRPVRYYQGTPSPVASPGSLDVVIYRENTEDVYAGIEYEEGTKEAAQLIEFLNGTYGTKIRKDSGIGIKPMSIFGTRRLVKKAIQHAVDKGRKSVTFVHKGNIMKFTEGAFRQWGYDEAQENFGALTITEDQLWADFGGKQPEGKVVIKDRIADSMFQQVLTRADEYDVLATPNLNGDYLSDACAAQVGGLGMAPGANMADHVALFEATHGTAPKYAGKDKVNPGSLILSACMMLEYMGWDKASGLIKQGIERSILEKVVTYDLARQLDGATEVSCSAFGEQIVKNM; translated from the coding sequence ATGGCCGAGAAAATCACGGTAAAGGACGGCAGGCTCGCCGTCCCCGCAACCCCCATCATTCCGTTTATCGAAGGCGACGGCATCGGCGTGGACATCACCTACGCCATGAAGCTCGTCGTTGACGCCGCGGTGAAAAAGGCCTTTGACGGCACGCGCGCCATCGAGTGGCTCGAGATCCTCGCCGGCGAAAAGGCCTTCAAGGCTACCGGCGAATGGCTTCCGAGGGCGACGACCGACGCCATCAACGAACACGTCGTCTCGATCAAGGGCCCGCTGACCACGCCGGTCGGCGGCGGCATCCGCAGCCTGAACGTGTCGCTGCGCCAGATCCTCGATCTGTACGCGTGCGTCCGCCCGGTGCGCTATTACCAAGGCACGCCGAGCCCCGTGGCGTCCCCCGGCAGCCTCGACGTCGTCATCTACCGCGAGAACACGGAAGACGTTTACGCGGGCATCGAATACGAGGAAGGCACGAAGGAAGCCGCGCAGCTCATCGAGTTCCTGAACGGCACCTACGGCACGAAGATCCGCAAGGATTCCGGCATCGGCATCAAGCCGATGTCGATCTTCGGCACGCGGCGCCTTGTGAAAAAGGCGATCCAGCACGCCGTGGACAAGGGCCGCAAGTCGGTCACGTTCGTTCACAAGGGCAACATCATGAAGTTCACCGAGGGCGCGTTCCGCCAGTGGGGCTACGACGAAGCCCAGGAGAACTTCGGCGCGCTGACGATCACCGAGGACCAGCTCTGGGCGGACTTCGGCGGCAAGCAGCCCGAGGGCAAGGTCGTCATCAAGGACCGGATCGCCGACAGCATGTTCCAGCAGGTGCTCACGCGGGCGGACGAATACGACGTGCTCGCCACGCCGAACCTGAACGGCGACTACCTCTCCGACGCTTGCGCCGCGCAGGTCGGCGGCCTCGGTATGGCGCCGGGCGCGAACATGGCCGACCACGTCGCCCTCTTCGAGGCGACGCACGGCACCGCGCCGAAGTACGCCGGCAAGGACAAGGTCAATCCGGGCAGTCTCATCCTGTCCGCGTGCATGATGCTCGAATACATGGGCTGGGATAAGGCGTCGGGCCTCATCAAGCAGGGCATCGAGCGCTCGATCCTGGAGAAGGTCGTCACCTACGACCTCGCCCGCCAGCTCGACGGCGCGACCGAGGTGAGCTGCTCCGCGTTCGGCGAGCAGATTGTCAAAAACATGTAA
- a CDS encoding AMP-binding protein: MARVIWRPSGEYLTASNIARLCKIAGANNYRELHAWSVADTSRFWDVALKDLGVEWYTPYTKTREGGFPIATWFVGGKTNIVLNAIDKHIRDGRGDKPCVTHISDDREPTMWTYARLNEEVCRLANAMRAFGIEKGEAVGLYMPMTLELMAAYFAILKIGAVAVPVFSGFGATALAVRMQDAKARLLFTADGSFRRGKPVAIKYEADAACAIATDIERVVVQKRANVDVPWTDGRDVWYADFIADQPAAANTEICDSEDVALVVYTSGTTGKPKGTVHTHGGCIAQTTKELGYAFDVKPDSNFFWVTDIGWMMGPWEMMGVQHFGAHYLIFEGVPNYPDPGRLWQIVERHQVTHLGVSPTAIRLLMQSDESYVKNHDLSTLKYFGSTGEPWDPESYMWLFEKVGGGRVPIVNISGGTEIVGCHLSPNPITPLTPCTLVGPALGMDVDAFDEEGRSITKGIGHLVCKQPAPSMTRGFLNDKQRYLDTYFSRFDGVWFHGDWAEIDEDGFWYLRGRSDDTIKVAGKRMGPAEIEAALIEHPDVMEAAAIGIPDELKGEDVGCFVVLAPGKTPSEELRAELAKLVVHHLGKTVRPKELRFVDDLPKTRSAKILRGTIRKIWLGEDPGDTASCANPDALEGIRRAT, encoded by the coding sequence ATGGCCAGAGTTATCTGGAGACCGTCGGGAGAATATCTCACCGCGTCGAACATCGCGCGGCTTTGCAAAATCGCGGGCGCGAACAACTACCGCGAGTTGCACGCGTGGTCCGTCGCGGACACGTCGCGCTTCTGGGACGTCGCGCTCAAGGACCTTGGCGTCGAGTGGTACACGCCGTACACGAAGACGCGCGAGGGCGGCTTTCCGATCGCCACGTGGTTTGTCGGCGGCAAAACGAACATCGTCCTGAACGCGATCGACAAGCACATCCGCGACGGGCGCGGGGACAAGCCGTGCGTCACGCATATATCGGACGACCGCGAGCCCACGATGTGGACCTACGCGCGCTTGAACGAAGAAGTCTGCCGCCTTGCGAACGCCATGCGCGCGTTCGGCATCGAAAAGGGCGAGGCCGTCGGGCTCTACATGCCGATGACGCTTGAGCTGATGGCCGCGTATTTCGCCATCCTCAAGATCGGCGCGGTCGCGGTGCCGGTGTTTTCCGGATTCGGCGCCACGGCCCTGGCCGTGCGGATGCAGGACGCGAAGGCGCGCCTGCTTTTCACCGCGGACGGATCGTTTCGCCGCGGCAAGCCCGTGGCGATCAAGTACGAGGCCGACGCCGCGTGCGCGATCGCTACAGATATCGAGCGCGTCGTCGTGCAAAAGCGCGCGAACGTGGACGTGCCGTGGACCGACGGCCGCGATGTCTGGTACGCGGATTTCATCGCCGATCAGCCGGCGGCGGCGAACACGGAAATCTGCGATTCGGAAGATGTGGCGCTTGTCGTTTACACCTCCGGCACGACGGGCAAGCCGAAGGGCACCGTTCACACGCACGGCGGATGCATCGCGCAGACCACGAAGGAACTGGGTTACGCCTTCGACGTGAAGCCGGACTCGAATTTTTTCTGGGTGACGGATATCGGCTGGATGATGGGCCCGTGGGAGATGATGGGCGTGCAGCACTTCGGCGCGCACTACCTGATCTTCGAGGGCGTGCCGAACTACCCGGACCCCGGCCGCTTGTGGCAAATCGTGGAGCGGCACCAGGTGACGCACCTGGGTGTCTCGCCGACGGCGATCCGGCTCTTGATGCAGTCCGACGAATCGTATGTGAAAAACCACGACCTCTCGACGCTCAAATATTTTGGGTCCACCGGCGAGCCGTGGGATCCGGAATCGTATATGTGGCTTTTCGAAAAGGTCGGCGGCGGCCGCGTGCCGATCGTCAACATCTCCGGCGGCACGGAGATCGTCGGCTGCCACCTGTCGCCGAACCCGATTACGCCTTTGACCCCGTGCACGCTCGTCGGCCCGGCGCTCGGCATGGACGTGGACGCGTTCGACGAGGAGGGCCGTTCGATAACGAAGGGCATCGGGCACCTGGTGTGCAAGCAGCCCGCGCCGTCGATGACGCGCGGGTTCCTGAACGACAAACAGCGCTATCTCGATACCTATTTCTCGCGCTTTGACGGCGTGTGGTTTCACGGCGATTGGGCCGAAATCGACGAGGATGGCTTCTGGTATCTGCGCGGGCGGTCGGACGACACGATCAAGGTCGCCGGAAAACGCATGGGCCCCGCGGAGATCGAAGCCGCGCTCATCGAGCATCCGGACGTGATGGAGGCCGCGGCGATCGGCATCCCCGACGAGCTCAAGGGCGAGGATGTCGGATGCTTCGTGGTGCTCGCGCCGGGAAAGACGCCGAGCGAGGAGCTGCGCGCGGAGCTGGCGAAGCTCGTCGTGCATCATCTCGGAAAGACGGTGCGTCCCAAGGAGCTTCGTTTCGTCGACGATCTTCCCAA